One part of the Nitrospira defluvii genome encodes these proteins:
- a CDS encoding GumC family protein: MSIPQETSALNTTPNLHEFLNIFHRRRTLILLVMMCFVGLSTTAAIVWSPTFKSTATILIEEQEVPAELVHSTITSYADQRIEMIKQQVMSRPSLWKVVEQYDLYPEMRKESPTEGIIKRFIKDIEVEVINADVIDKRTQHATKATIAFTVSYNSRTAETAQRVANELTSLFLGENLKSRERQAQETTTFLKQEAESLAAHIEEVEAKLATFKQRAAGALPELMPLNLQMMNQSDRELMDLDQQIRSLEERKSYLDGELATIKPNTPILSVTGERILDSVERLRGLRAEYPGVAANLSSDHPDVIKMKQEISALERETGANPETEEVAKQLIDARARQATLADRLGENHPDVLQTQRTIVALERELRRIGTGAGNKPMQRPENPAYINIQAQLNSVNSSLQALKTSRTTVKQRLQDYAKRIERTPVLEPDYLTLARDRDTSSQKYQDIRSRLLEAKVSEGLEVQRKGERFSLIDPPGLPESPEKPNRKAIVLLGVILAMAGGAGAAALAEHLDHSIRTPEQLVRVTQAFPLAVIPYMPNKADVGRALRRRGRIRMAGLGAVAVLLLLCHLFWTPLDVIWFATLRKFGVE, translated from the coding sequence ATGTCGATTCCTCAAGAAACCTCCGCACTGAATACGACGCCGAACCTTCATGAGTTCTTGAATATTTTCCATCGCCGCCGCACCCTCATTCTTCTTGTGATGATGTGTTTCGTGGGTCTTAGCACGACCGCAGCCATAGTATGGTCTCCCACATTCAAATCGACGGCTACCATTTTGATTGAAGAACAAGAAGTGCCTGCTGAGTTGGTTCATAGCACGATCACCAGTTACGCCGACCAGCGGATTGAAATGATCAAACAACAGGTCATGAGTCGTCCAAGCCTCTGGAAAGTAGTTGAGCAATACGATCTGTACCCAGAAATGCGAAAAGAAAGCCCGACGGAAGGAATCATCAAACGGTTCATCAAGGATATCGAAGTCGAAGTTATCAATGCCGATGTCATCGACAAACGGACTCAGCATGCCACCAAGGCGACGATTGCTTTCACCGTCTCCTACAATAGTCGAACGGCTGAAACGGCGCAGCGGGTGGCGAATGAACTGACCAGCCTGTTTCTCGGCGAGAATCTCAAGAGCCGCGAACGCCAAGCACAAGAAACCACTACCTTTCTGAAACAAGAGGCGGAAAGCCTCGCGGCGCATATCGAAGAGGTGGAGGCCAAACTGGCCACGTTCAAGCAACGCGCGGCCGGTGCCTTGCCCGAGTTAATGCCGCTGAATCTCCAAATGATGAACCAGTCGGATCGTGAGCTGATGGACCTCGATCAACAGATCCGCAGCCTTGAGGAGCGGAAGTCGTATCTCGACGGGGAATTGGCAACCATTAAGCCGAATACACCCATCCTGTCCGTCACCGGAGAACGTATCCTCGATAGTGTGGAGCGGTTACGTGGACTCCGGGCGGAATATCCCGGAGTGGCCGCGAATCTGTCGTCGGACCATCCGGACGTGATTAAGATGAAACAGGAAATCTCTGCGCTGGAGCGGGAAACCGGGGCAAATCCGGAGACTGAAGAGGTCGCAAAACAATTGATCGATGCCCGGGCCAGGCAGGCCACACTTGCCGACCGCCTCGGAGAGAACCACCCCGATGTGTTACAGACCCAACGCACGATCGTGGCGCTGGAACGGGAACTCCGTCGGATCGGCACGGGTGCCGGCAACAAGCCGATGCAGCGTCCGGAAAATCCCGCCTACATCAACATTCAGGCGCAACTCAATTCGGTGAATTCATCTCTGCAAGCATTGAAAACCAGCCGTACGACCGTCAAACAACGACTTCAGGATTATGCCAAACGCATCGAGCGGACTCCGGTGCTGGAACCGGACTATCTGACGCTCGCGCGCGACCGCGACACCTCGTCCCAAAAATATCAGGACATTCGCTCGCGACTCCTGGAGGCCAAGGTGTCGGAAGGCCTCGAAGTGCAACGGAAAGGCGAGCGGTTCTCGCTCATCGATCCACCGGGTTTGCCGGAGAGTCCCGAAAAGCCGAATCGGAAAGCCATCGTCTTGCTGGGGGTCATTCTTGCCATGGCAGGTGGCGCCGGAGCCGCTGCCTTGGCCGAACATCTCGACCATTCCATTCGCACGCCGGAGCAATTGGTGCGAGTCACCCAGGCCTTTCCCTTGGCGGTGATTCCGTACATGCCGAACAAGGCCGATGTAGGCCGTGCGCTGAGACGCCGGGGCAGAATCAGAATGGCCGGGTTGGGAGCCGTAGCTGTTCTCCTCCTGCTCTGTCATCTGTTTTGGACCCCATTGGATGTCATATGGTTCGCAACCTTGAGAAAATTCGGCGTCGAATGA
- a CDS encoding type II toxin-antitoxin system VapB family antitoxin: MKTTIEIDQQLLRQAQKTLGTDTIKGTVEASLCTVIQHSQLEKLANALGTIPLDLTPVQLRSQRHKRPSHVSR, from the coding sequence ATGAAAACCACGATTGAGATCGATCAGCAGCTTTTGCGACAAGCCCAGAAGACGCTGGGCACAGATACGATTAAAGGCACGGTGGAGGCGAGCTTGTGCACCGTCATTCAGCACAGCCAGTTAGAAAAATTGGCTAATGCGCTGGGCACGATCCCTCTCGATCTGACGCCTGTCCAGCTCCGCTCTCAGCGGCACAAACGGCCCTCCCATGTATCTCGTTGA
- a CDS encoding polysaccharide biosynthesis/export family protein has translation MQSGCKLVQNITWGMLIGMFVIATAGCQSIDQRGTAHEAPNSDLGYQLGPEDVLLISVWKDEHLTREVVVRPDGLISFPLVGDVPAEGRTVEELRLDLAKRLMKYIPAVNLTVAVIKPLSYKVYVVGRVAKPGEFLVGHYTDVLQALSLAGGLTPFAAENDIKVVRRVMGQQQAFPFRYGDVRKGLDLEQNIILQRGDVVMVP, from the coding sequence ATGCAGTCCGGTTGTAAGCTCGTTCAGAACATCACCTGGGGAATGCTCATCGGCATGTTCGTGATTGCGACAGCGGGTTGTCAGTCCATCGATCAGCGCGGCACCGCTCATGAGGCTCCCAATTCGGACCTCGGATACCAGCTCGGCCCCGAAGATGTCCTGCTCATTTCCGTCTGGAAAGATGAACACCTGACCCGGGAGGTCGTCGTCAGGCCGGACGGGTTGATTTCCTTTCCCCTGGTCGGGGATGTGCCAGCCGAAGGTCGAACGGTGGAGGAGCTACGATTAGATCTCGCCAAACGGCTGATGAAATATATTCCTGCCGTGAATCTCACGGTCGCCGTGATCAAGCCATTGAGCTACAAGGTCTATGTCGTCGGTCGTGTTGCGAAGCCCGGCGAATTCCTGGTCGGCCACTATACCGATGTCCTCCAAGCCCTGAGCCTTGCCGGTGGATTGACCCCCTTTGCAGCGGAAAACGACATTAAGGTCGTGCGCCGGGTGATGGGGCAACAGCAGGCCTTCCCGTTCCGGTACGGCGATGTCCGGAAGGGGCTCGATCTGGAGCAGAATATTATCTTGCAGCGCGGCGACGTCGTGATGGTGCCGTAG
- a CDS encoding PIN domain-containing protein, with the protein MYLVDTSVWIHALRPTGNAEIQARLKPLIVNGQTTVAEWILLELVTGLVKSEQPSSLLKWFSPVPRLSLNPEWWDTVWDLAGRLRRHGVSPSAADCLIATIAMKHQVTFTAIPTSRR; encoded by the coding sequence ATGTATCTCGTTGACACCTCCGTCTGGATCCATGCACTTCGTCCGACGGGGAATGCCGAGATTCAAGCCAGACTCAAACCCTTGATCGTCAATGGACAGACGACCGTCGCCGAGTGGATTCTTCTTGAACTGGTGACGGGACTGGTCAAGTCCGAGCAGCCCTCCAGTCTTCTCAAGTGGTTTTCGCCGGTGCCCCGGCTCTCGCTCAACCCGGAGTGGTGGGACACTGTGTGGGACTTGGCTGGGCGTCTCAGAAGACACGGGGTGTCTCCCTCGGCAGCGGATTGTCTGATTGCCACGATCGCGATGAAGCACCAGGTTACGTTCACTGCGATACCGACTTCGAGGCGATGA
- a CDS encoding tetratricopeptide repeat protein — MAVGGDMKAWCYIILLTTGLLACGGPQERKAQYRAKAQGYIQAGNFPKARVALRNVLKIDPKDADAFFLVAQVEEKEKNWRNAVANYQQVVELVPDHKEALIVLAKYYLEAKLGDEVVRATDKVLATRPHDPQAQALKIALLAQQGQVNQAMVRAEQLSKQHPTEPDVAILLATLYGQTHRVAEAKATLQRALGTHPHHLDLLQNLKTILAEAHDDKGTEQVLRQIIQEEPTVYDHRLKLARFFDQLHATDQAEAALREALTIFPENDQVWLALADFLKMRRGMEAAKLALRQAAKQLPYSTQIPFALAALYESHQDFAEAKLVYEALAKDYENKPAGLDAQVKLAQLDFAGGQRAEAERRLNDVLQVNPRSSEGLILQGKMALIAKSGKNAVQAFRTVLRDQPELAHVQHLLGQAYLITGEAQLARESFERAIALQPAAVESGLALATIENQSGQAPRARARLLEILKTHPDYPPALERLFAMDLATGEWSHAKTVLEPLRRTMGDTPVLLMAEGRLYETQKDYTKAATAFERAASMAPSAADPLMALVRLDFSQKQPERARRRLEAIVATDPAHPYARGLLAEVWSILGRRDVAATHYREATRLNPTWVTPWLNWASLLQAQQPDLAIQILKEALTANASSEELHMSLASMLADRGLVDEAIASYETVLRMNPRNILSANNLATLLADHKQDPPHLERAFLLSRDFEKEAPHPLFLDTVGWVRLRMGHMEEALRLIKQAVSKAPELPTLNYHLGAALYQSGRNGEAKVYLAKALKSTEPFQGRREAQQLLARANG, encoded by the coding sequence ATGGCTGTAGGGGGCGACATGAAAGCGTGGTGCTACATCATCCTGCTGACGACGGGACTCCTCGCGTGCGGCGGCCCGCAGGAGCGTAAGGCCCAATATCGCGCCAAGGCGCAGGGTTACATCCAGGCCGGAAACTTTCCGAAGGCCCGGGTGGCCTTGCGAAACGTTTTGAAGATCGATCCCAAGGACGCGGACGCGTTTTTTCTCGTGGCCCAGGTCGAAGAAAAAGAAAAAAATTGGCGTAATGCCGTCGCTAACTACCAACAGGTCGTCGAGCTCGTGCCGGATCATAAGGAGGCGCTGATTGTCCTGGCCAAGTACTATCTCGAAGCCAAGCTGGGGGATGAGGTGGTGCGTGCGACCGACAAGGTGCTCGCCACACGTCCGCACGACCCTCAGGCGCAGGCCTTGAAGATCGCCCTGCTGGCGCAGCAGGGCCAGGTGAACCAGGCGATGGTGCGGGCGGAGCAGCTGAGCAAACAACATCCGACCGAGCCGGATGTCGCCATTCTGCTGGCCACGCTCTACGGTCAGACGCATCGTGTGGCTGAGGCCAAGGCGACCTTGCAACGTGCGCTCGGAACACATCCGCATCACCTGGACCTCCTCCAAAATCTCAAGACCATCCTCGCTGAAGCTCACGACGACAAGGGCACGGAACAGGTGTTACGCCAGATCATTCAGGAGGAGCCGACGGTCTATGACCATCGGTTGAAATTGGCCCGTTTTTTCGATCAGCTGCACGCGACCGATCAAGCCGAAGCCGCGCTGCGCGAGGCGCTCACGATCTTTCCAGAGAACGACCAGGTTTGGTTGGCCTTGGCCGACTTTCTGAAGATGCGCCGGGGAATGGAGGCCGCGAAGCTCGCACTGCGGCAAGCCGCAAAACAGTTGCCCTATTCCACACAGATCCCCTTCGCCCTCGCCGCGCTGTATGAGTCTCATCAGGATTTCGCAGAAGCAAAGCTGGTCTATGAAGCCCTGGCGAAGGACTACGAGAACAAGCCCGCCGGGTTGGATGCGCAGGTCAAACTCGCGCAACTCGATTTCGCTGGAGGTCAGAGGGCAGAAGCGGAACGCCGCCTAAACGACGTGTTGCAGGTAAATCCTCGCTCCTCCGAAGGGTTGATCCTTCAGGGCAAGATGGCCCTGATCGCAAAAAGCGGAAAGAATGCGGTGCAGGCCTTCCGGACCGTGCTTCGCGATCAGCCGGAACTCGCCCATGTGCAGCATCTGCTCGGCCAGGCCTACCTCATAACGGGTGAGGCTCAACTTGCGCGCGAGAGTTTTGAACGCGCGATAGCCCTCCAACCTGCTGCCGTGGAATCGGGCCTCGCTTTAGCGACAATAGAGAATCAATCAGGACAAGCGCCGCGAGCCCGGGCCCGTTTGCTGGAAATTCTGAAGACCCATCCGGATTACCCTCCGGCTCTCGAGCGGCTCTTTGCTATGGACCTTGCTACCGGTGAATGGTCCCATGCCAAGACGGTCCTGGAACCTCTGCGCCGGACGATGGGCGATACCCCGGTTCTTCTGATGGCCGAGGGTCGACTCTACGAAACCCAGAAGGACTATACCAAGGCTGCCACCGCCTTCGAGCGAGCGGCATCCATGGCGCCCTCCGCCGCGGACCCCCTCATGGCACTTGTTCGACTCGATTTTTCTCAGAAACAACCGGAACGTGCACGCCGGCGCCTGGAAGCAATCGTGGCGACAGACCCTGCTCATCCTTATGCCCGAGGGTTGCTGGCAGAGGTGTGGTCGATCCTTGGCCGGCGAGATGTTGCGGCGACACATTATCGGGAGGCTACCAGGCTCAATCCTACCTGGGTAACTCCTTGGCTCAATTGGGCGAGCCTGCTCCAGGCGCAGCAGCCCGATCTCGCGATCCAAATTCTCAAGGAAGCACTTACCGCAAATGCGTCCAGTGAGGAATTACATATGTCGCTCGCTTCGATGCTGGCCGATCGAGGGCTTGTTGACGAAGCCATAGCGTCTTACGAGACGGTGTTGCGCATGAATCCGCGCAATATCCTCTCTGCCAATAACCTGGCGACGTTACTGGCCGACCACAAGCAGGATCCGCCTCATTTGGAGCGCGCGTTTCTGCTGAGTCGGGACTTTGAAAAAGAGGCGCCTCACCCCCTGTTCCTCGATACCGTAGGGTGGGTTCGCTTGAGAATGGGGCACATGGAGGAGGCACTCCGGCTCATTAAACAGGCAGTCTCCAAGGCCCCAGAGCTTCCGACGCTGAATTATCACCTGGGCGCGGCCCTGTATCAGTCGGGCCGGAATGGTGAAGCCAAGGTGTATCTCGCAAAAGCGCTCAAGAGCACAGAACCATTTCAAGGGCGACGTGAAGCGCAACAGCTGCTCGCCCGGGCAAACGGATAG
- a CDS encoding bi-domain-containing oxidoreductase has product MKQILQHNRSATIQVADVPPPALRGSGLLVLNQASLISPGTEKSTVHSAQQSLMSRAMERPEKVKKVLASIQKDGLTQTLSRVFDKLDAPVALGYSCAGTVVEVAQDAGGFTIGDRVACAGQNYASHAEMVYVPKHLCVKIPDAVDFEDASFVTLGAIALQGIRQAEPRLGDRIAVIGLGLLGQLTVQLLKASGCRVLGTDLDPSKLELTRQFGADLAVESGSLLDASATFSDGHGVDAVIITASTTDNGPIEMAGAIARKKGRVVVVGAVGMNVPREPYYKKELDLRLSMSYGPGRYDSRYEEQGQDYPFAYVRWTEQRNMQAFLELVADRKVLLKPLITHRFPIEQAESAYSLMMEGKAPYIAMVITYPSDRARSLPRTIAVGKGQAGRAVTMGIIGAGNHVKDMLLPPLQALNRVAIRGICTASGISAKTLAGKIDAAFCTSDAQSILDDQAINCVLIGTRHDSHASLVVRSLLADKHVFVEKPLCLTEDELQEIRATYEKKSVDGVRLMVGFNRRFSPHAKEARNFFASRTNPLVMLYRVNAGRIPPDHWVQDPHVGGGRIVGEVCHFVDYMLSLCGALPTSVCAGRVGRHSSGLTDDQCSVTLTFSDGSIGTIVYTAEGNSALPKERFEAHADGTSLVMDDFMETSLYEGSHRRNFKTPKRDKGFTEEMTRLIQSIEQGGPAVIPFEQIEAVTRACLLAVRSLQTGATYHL; this is encoded by the coding sequence ATGAAACAGATCCTTCAACATAATCGATCCGCCACGATCCAGGTCGCGGACGTGCCTCCGCCCGCGCTGCGCGGAAGCGGCCTGCTGGTCCTCAATCAAGCTTCGCTCATCAGCCCAGGCACCGAAAAATCGACCGTCCACAGCGCCCAACAATCACTCATGAGCAGGGCCATGGAGCGCCCGGAAAAAGTCAAAAAGGTATTGGCTTCGATCCAGAAGGATGGACTCACCCAGACCCTGTCGCGCGTGTTCGACAAGCTGGATGCCCCGGTGGCGCTGGGCTACAGCTGCGCGGGTACCGTCGTGGAGGTGGCCCAGGATGCAGGCGGCTTCACGATCGGCGACCGCGTGGCCTGCGCGGGACAAAACTATGCGTCTCACGCCGAAATGGTCTACGTCCCGAAACATCTCTGCGTGAAGATTCCCGATGCCGTCGATTTCGAGGATGCCTCGTTTGTCACACTCGGCGCGATCGCCCTCCAGGGCATCCGCCAGGCGGAGCCGAGGCTGGGCGACCGCATCGCGGTGATCGGTCTTGGGCTGCTGGGCCAACTGACGGTGCAATTGCTGAAAGCCTCCGGCTGCCGCGTGCTGGGAACTGACCTCGATCCTTCCAAACTGGAATTGACGCGCCAATTCGGCGCGGACCTGGCCGTCGAGTCCGGTTCGCTGCTTGATGCTTCGGCGACCTTTTCCGACGGCCATGGCGTGGATGCCGTGATCATTACGGCCAGCACCACAGACAACGGCCCCATCGAAATGGCCGGCGCAATCGCCCGCAAGAAGGGGCGGGTGGTGGTGGTCGGTGCGGTCGGCATGAATGTGCCGCGAGAACCCTATTACAAGAAAGAACTCGACCTGCGCCTCTCCATGTCGTACGGCCCGGGGCGGTACGACAGCCGGTATGAGGAACAGGGGCAAGACTATCCCTTTGCCTATGTCCGCTGGACGGAACAACGCAACATGCAGGCCTTTCTCGAACTGGTGGCGGATCGCAAGGTCCTCCTGAAGCCCTTGATCACCCATCGGTTCCCGATCGAACAGGCAGAATCGGCCTACTCGTTAATGATGGAGGGGAAGGCGCCGTACATCGCCATGGTCATTACCTATCCTTCCGACCGCGCGCGCTCCTTGCCGCGTACCATCGCCGTGGGGAAGGGGCAGGCCGGTCGAGCCGTGACGATGGGGATCATCGGCGCGGGCAACCATGTGAAGGATATGCTGCTGCCGCCGCTGCAGGCATTGAACCGCGTCGCGATTCGCGGCATCTGCACCGCCTCAGGGATCAGCGCGAAGACCCTTGCCGGAAAAATCGACGCGGCGTTTTGTACCAGCGACGCCCAGTCGATCCTGGACGACCAGGCGATCAACTGCGTGCTGATCGGCACGCGCCATGACAGCCATGCATCCCTCGTGGTCAGGTCGCTGTTGGCGGACAAACACGTGTTTGTCGAGAAGCCGCTCTGTCTCACCGAGGACGAGCTGCAGGAGATTCGCGCGACGTATGAGAAAAAGTCGGTCGATGGGGTTCGGTTGATGGTGGGATTCAATCGACGGTTTTCGCCCCACGCGAAAGAGGCGCGAAACTTTTTCGCCTCGCGGACGAACCCGCTCGTGATGCTCTACCGCGTCAATGCCGGGCGCATCCCCCCGGACCACTGGGTACAAGATCCTCACGTGGGAGGCGGACGCATCGTCGGCGAAGTCTGCCATTTTGTGGACTATATGCTGTCGCTGTGCGGCGCGCTCCCGACGTCCGTCTGTGCCGGCCGGGTCGGGCGCCACAGTTCCGGCCTTACGGACGATCAGTGCAGTGTCACGCTGACCTTCAGCGACGGATCGATCGGCACGATCGTCTATACCGCCGAGGGTAATTCCGCACTTCCCAAGGAACGATTTGAAGCGCACGCCGACGGCACATCCCTTGTGATGGATGACTTCATGGAGACATCCCTGTACGAAGGTTCCCACCGCCGCAACTTCAAGACACCGAAGCGAGACAAGGGATTTACCGAGGAAATGACCCGGCTCATCCAGTCGATCGAGCAGGGTGGACCGGCGGTGATCCCGTTCGAGCAGATCGAGGCCGTCACCCGCGCCTGCCTCCTGGCCGTCAGGAGCCTCCAGACCGGTGCGACGTACCATCTCTAG
- a CDS encoding CpsD/CapB family tyrosine-protein kinase: MEWFQAALDRYKQQQHHSPPRSGPSRTQPIRAVPATIVYTHTRSVQIPEPVLREQRILAGFEGGPFVDSFKILRTQVLHRVREKGWNVIGVTSPGEREGKTFTAVNLAASLAMDVTQSVLLVDANLRHPSVHEMFDLGDCQGLADYLLDDVPIEQLLVHPGIGRFVLLPGGRTVAHSAEALTSPKMVALVDEFKHRYQSRMILFDLPPILQTSDVLAFSPYLDAMLVVIEEGRTKAEDVERALALIKQSTPVLGTVVNKVGHSTTTPARMKRMI; this comes from the coding sequence ATGGAATGGTTTCAAGCGGCGCTCGATCGCTATAAACAACAGCAGCACCACAGTCCTCCCAGATCCGGGCCGAGTCGGACCCAGCCCATCCGGGCGGTACCGGCGACTATCGTGTATACCCACACACGCTCGGTTCAGATCCCCGAACCGGTGCTGCGGGAACAGCGCATTCTGGCGGGATTCGAAGGAGGGCCGTTCGTCGATTCCTTCAAGATCCTGCGTACCCAGGTGTTGCACCGGGTGAGAGAAAAGGGATGGAACGTCATCGGCGTCACCAGCCCCGGCGAGCGGGAAGGCAAAACCTTCACGGCCGTGAACCTGGCGGCCAGCCTGGCCATGGATGTGACGCAATCCGTGCTGCTGGTCGACGCCAATCTCCGGCACCCCAGCGTGCATGAGATGTTCGATCTGGGCGACTGCCAGGGATTGGCCGACTATCTATTGGACGATGTGCCGATCGAACAATTGCTGGTCCATCCCGGCATCGGACGATTCGTGCTCTTGCCCGGCGGACGGACTGTGGCCCATTCGGCGGAAGCCCTGACCTCTCCCAAGATGGTGGCGCTGGTCGACGAGTTTAAACATCGCTATCAATCGCGTATGATCCTGTTCGACCTCCCCCCGATCTTGCAGACGTCGGATGTCCTGGCGTTTTCGCCCTATCTCGATGCCATGCTCGTGGTGATTGAAGAAGGACGCACAAAAGCGGAAGATGTGGAACGGGCCTTAGCGCTGATCAAGCAGTCGACGCCGGTGCTGGGAACGGTGGTCAACAAGGTAGGCCACTCGACGACCACGCCCGCACGCATGAAACGGATGATATAG
- a CDS encoding AAA family ATPase: MYKRFYRLHSKPFSLLPDSEFLYLGSTHRTAYSLLEYGLLTEAPFMVLTGDPGTGKTSLLHKLIGDNRDLYSIGFLTNARYDVDYLLPWILLALGLNTKQLDPVEAQHLFAKFLAEEALRKRRVVLIMDEAQNLGVKLLEELRLLSNLNREKSLQLQIILSGQPDLQTLLRRVDMTQFAQRVVVDYHIQPFTEEEVVQYIHHRIQLSGGTSPLFSPQACALTYRLSQGNPRLINQVCEMALTYGFAQQAPRITAKLLAQAALDRRKNRILPLSELEDLAGIAAGEGEAAPERPEQFTQPFAAAAARPAYSDAEEPEAADTAYQQGMALRKSQKFIAAIARFQQAAQDPAYHVRAFGQIGLCYRALGQVPQAVAAFRKACADYDAPHQQTLSVRYLLGRTLEQLGDKPEALEQYRLIFRTDRTFKDTAARLSNLEDDRTADRGQTRGESWGFGLAWKQMRQLLKGER; this comes from the coding sequence ATGTATAAACGCTTCTACCGCCTCCACAGCAAACCGTTTTCGCTGCTGCCGGACAGTGAGTTTCTCTATCTCGGCTCCACGCACCGCACCGCCTACAGTCTGTTGGAGTACGGCCTCCTCACCGAAGCCCCGTTCATGGTGCTGACCGGCGATCCCGGCACGGGCAAGACGTCGCTGCTGCACAAGTTGATCGGGGACAATCGCGACCTCTACTCCATCGGCTTCCTGACCAATGCCCGTTACGATGTGGACTATCTGCTGCCGTGGATCCTGCTGGCCCTTGGGCTCAATACGAAACAACTCGACCCGGTCGAGGCACAGCATCTGTTCGCGAAGTTTCTGGCGGAGGAAGCGCTTCGGAAGCGCCGCGTGGTGCTCATCATGGATGAGGCGCAGAACCTGGGCGTGAAGCTCCTGGAAGAGTTGCGACTCCTCTCCAATTTGAATCGAGAGAAATCGCTGCAACTGCAGATCATTCTGTCCGGCCAACCGGACCTCCAGACCCTGCTCCGGCGAGTAGACATGACGCAATTTGCGCAACGTGTCGTGGTGGACTACCACATCCAACCCTTCACGGAAGAGGAGGTGGTCCAGTACATCCATCACCGCATCCAGTTGTCCGGTGGAACCAGCCCACTCTTCAGTCCTCAGGCCTGCGCACTGACGTATCGATTGAGCCAGGGGAATCCGCGCCTGATCAATCAGGTCTGCGAGATGGCGCTGACCTACGGCTTCGCCCAGCAGGCTCCGCGCATCACGGCCAAACTGCTGGCGCAGGCCGCGCTCGACCGGAGAAAAAATCGCATTCTTCCGCTGTCCGAGCTTGAGGATCTGGCCGGCATCGCGGCGGGCGAGGGGGAAGCGGCGCCGGAGCGGCCGGAGCAATTCACCCAACCGTTCGCAGCAGCTGCGGCACGACCAGCCTACAGCGATGCAGAGGAACCCGAGGCCGCGGACACTGCCTATCAGCAGGGGATGGCACTCCGAAAGTCCCAGAAGTTTATCGCAGCCATCGCCCGGTTCCAGCAAGCGGCGCAAGATCCCGCCTATCATGTGCGGGCCTTCGGTCAGATCGGGCTCTGTTACCGCGCGCTCGGTCAGGTGCCTCAGGCCGTGGCCGCCTTTCGAAAAGCCTGTGCCGACTACGACGCCCCTCATCAACAGACACTGAGTGTCCGCTACCTGTTGGGTCGCACCCTGGAACAACTGGGTGACAAGCCCGAGGCTTTGGAACAGTACCGGCTGATTTTTCGCACGGACCGCACTTTCAAGGATACGGCCGCCAGACTCTCCAACCTTGAAGACGATCGGACTGCCGATCGGGGCCAGACCCGCGGCGAGTCCTGGGGATTCGGCCTGGCCTGGAAACAGATGCGCCAGCTATTGAAGGGGGAGCGCTAA